AAAAGTTCTGCAAAAACACATCCCAAGCTCCATAAATCCACTGTTAGCCCATAATTTGTGGACCCCAACAGAAGTTCAGGAGGCCGATACCATAGAGTGACAACGCGACTAGTCAGTGGTTGCTTATTCCTTGCACTAAGAAAATTTGCCAGACCGAAATCTGCTATCTTCAATATTCCTTCGTTGTTCACCAAGATATTTGATGCTTTAATGTCTCGATGCATAATTCCTCGTGAATGGCAATGCTCTACTCCACTTACTAGTTGGCGCATATAGCATTTAATCTGCTCCAGAAAAAGAGAGTATACATAGAGAGATGTTGAATTAAAACACAGAAAGTTAGCTAAAGAATTATAAGAGCTTTTGGAAATGTGGGAGAAATCATTCAAAACTCAGGGGTTGTTTTACTTTGAAATAAAACACAACTGACCTGTGATTCAGTAAACTTGATGCCAGGGCAAGATAATAGACCAGAGAGATCATGTTCCATGTACTCAAAGACAAGGTATATGCTACATGATAAGCGAGACGTTATTATCCCCTCCAGTTTCATGATGTTTGGATGGTCAAGTTGGCGAAGGATTGTTATTTCTCGTGCCATAAATCTGACACTTTCTGGTTGGAAATTGTCAAAACGCACCTTCTTCAGGGCTACCATCTTACCAGTCTCATTATCACGTGCACGATACACACTGCTGTAAGTACCTTGTCCAATCTAATGCATGCAGAAGCCATCAACAAAACAAATCTTAATTTAATCGGGCATGGAAATTTATTTGCTATGAAAGTGGCCAGAAGCCAACAAGCATTCAGGTGATAGTATTGGAACATCATTAATGTCATTTCAAGTCAAAAAAAGGCTAAATGTTTAAAAGTGATCAACATGTAGTACTATGAATTGCTAGCATGGGATGTCAGATGATTATTGTAACTTCTAAACCAGGATGATCAAGGATTTCATAATAGCACATTGTCAAGACACAATGGAATGGAGACAGCTCGAAAATTGCTATCCTGACTCTTCCCTTCACTATTCTTAATATAGTTGTGATCATTTCAATAGCCGAACTTCTTACACGATGCGACGGAAGAAAATGTGGTTTCCCTAACACTTCAAGAGTCTCCAGCAAAGTGGAGATGGAGCTTCTATGAAGATATatactgtttttttttgttatattcCCAGGAAACGGTGTCAAAATGTGGTTTTCcagaggccagtaaaagtgagGCCTGAACAGTAGCAGAGAATTATGTAATTCCCCTTCATTTTCAAACGTACTAAAAAATGCTGCTGCATGCACTGTCACAATGTGGTCTTCGAAATTCATATTTTTAGCTGAGTAATTGAGAGAATCAGCATTCGTAGTGCAGGAGATGTTGGTAAGATCTCCACGCAGATATATGACCATGCATATGATGGAAGCACTAGAAACAACGCGAATTCAAAAGGAACACGATAAAGTAGCTTGCAACACTTCACAAAACTAAAATCGGCATCCCAAAGCTCAAGCATCGGATGAAACATGAAGAAAACAGAAACACTCAAAACTGTATCTACTTGGCAAATGTACTTGACCAAGCATTTATCAGGCTCCAGCACATGCACCACATTCAAACTAACATAaggactccatttttcataatCCCCGCTGAGGAGAAAGATGACGTGGTCCATAACCAAATTACTAGTCCTAACGAGCAATGAGCTACCTCAAATGGAATGAATATAGACCATGATGATTACCTTCTCTAATCTCTCAAATGAATCAGACCTGAGGGGCAGCCAGCCAGCAATGGCTTCCCCGGCCACCGCAGTAAGCCAAGCGGGCCAGCCTGCGGCAACATGCTCACCTTCTGTTAACCTTCCAAATTTGAGGCTAAAGGCAGACTTTTTAACGGAGGCAGAGGAAGCTTTCTTGGAAGACCTGGAATGGTGGTGGCCTGAATGGGGGCCACTAGCATGATGCCGCACCGGTGGCGGCTGCGTTACGGATTCATCCTCCTCCTTTTCAGATTCCTCCCTAATCTCCTCTAAGGTCCCAAGCCCAACATTAGAATGAAACTTCAATGAGGAATCCAAAATAGCAGGGCGCCCATTCCCCCCATCGTCGTCCTTGCTGACAATCACATCCACAGGGGAATCAAAAACAGGCGATTTTTTCCTAGACCTGGCCTGTTTGGAGCTAATGCAACCCATGACCCCCCAAAACCCATCAAAGAAATGAATGGATCAGAAATGGGGGGAAAAGCTAGAAACCAATTCCCGGATGATCGAGCATGGCATGGGAAAATTTGTGGGGGTCAAAaggatttcttcttctttgtttgTTTTCTGGGGAAGGGATCAATGACCCCTGCATCGACTCATTGGCTGCAGGTTGTGCTAACAGAAACAGAAATTCCCTGAAAAACTGAGAGCCTATGAGTTTTTTGGATGGTTGGTTGGATGGGCACCTGGGCACAAAGCCAACAAAATCTAAAGagtgaaatattttattttatcttaataTATTTTCTTCGAATTCCCCGCGCGGGATATGCGGACGGGTGAGAAGGGAGAAATAGAATGTCGGTCTGTGTCATGATTTCCTAACTCCGAGGAAGACTCACAAAATCATTGGTGGCTCCCAAATTCATGCAACAAGAATAATTAAATACTTCTTcactatttgtttttttttctttttcctttctaacAGTGCTGGACTACTAACTAGTACGCAGagaattcatttcattttctgcaaaaaaatgaagaaggttGATTGATCGTCGATCGTCGCTTTGCTGCTGACGTAGTTGTTAATGCTGCTACTGTCGACTCAACTGCGTGGTCCGTCTGAGGCGAAAGGAAGAGGAAGAGAGGGAAAAGGTGAAACGTAGCCGTTAGGAAGCGTGCGTTTTAATTTATGTCGGTTGAAATTGGAGGGAGAGACGAGACGATGCTGTAGAATTTTGGACCAACTCTCCAACCAACTCCGGCTCCACAATCTGACGTATCATCCCACTGCTATATGATTGGTTGATTATAAAGGATTAAATTGCGCATTTTTGCTTTACCCGCTGACCCATTCTTTACTCCAAcaaaaacccaaccaaaaatagaaactctctctctctttccagACTCCTACTCGAAAAGGAGGGGGAAAGGAGAAAAAGGCCTAATGGCACATAATTGTTGAGCAAGGTACAAGTGACAATGCACATAGAACATACACACGCACTTGAATGGCCTAGAGAATTATATGGAAGTTCatcccctccctccctcccttcaTTATTTACTTCATCAGCACAAGGAGGCATGCATACACCCAAAAGAATTAAAAGTTACATAAAAGTATGATTCCCATACATTTACGTGGAAGATTGAAGAGAGACCAGAAATATCGGAtgaaacccccccccccccccccccccccccccaaaacacaaaaaaaaaaaaaaaaaaaaaagtcacttcATAGGCTGCCTTCATCTGCTACTGATTCAACTGTTGCAAAAGCTAACACCAAAGCTGTACAGAGCTGTGCCTTTACCATTTGCACATACACTTCAGGATTACCGCTTATGCTGCAAATCTTTCCCTCCTTTAGCTGCGGCAAAACAACTGTTATCCAATCTTTCCTTTCATAATCACACTTCTCTATCTACAGAAGACTTTCTAGCTACAGGCCTTCGCGGTTTTAGCTTAGTGTTTGTGTTGACATTGTTTTGGCCGCTGTTTCTACCTGCTGGAATGTCATGATTATGTTTGCCCTCGTATGTAGTTATAACGGCTTTAGGGTCTGCTGAAGCCCTTTCAACATGTTTGCGAACGTTACATCCCGCAAATGTACATCTGTAATAACTCCTGTAGATGCAAACACAGCAAATGTTGAAAACCAAACTCAAATTAGAGACCCTCCTAAGCGAATATCATAGTACAGACTGTAATAGATGCAGAAGGAAAGAACTAGAAATTTTTCTTGCAACACGAAATATTTTCATGTCTCCTAAGAAtatcatatgcatatatatatatatatattcctcaCACCAAAGCACAACCTAACAAAATCGGCAGCAGTGACAAGAATTCTTCAAATCTACAATATAATATCGACAATGCCAACTCTCATACTCGGTTCTTACCCCCATATCATTCATATCCTCCATTTCTCATTGCagaaaggagaagaaaatgatGCTTCTCTCTTCCAGCCTACGTTCTCAAATTTGACAAAGGGACTCTCTGATTAAACAGGGCTGATTTGAAGCAATAGTAAATATTACAACTTGACTACTAATTAAGCAATTCATTTCTTAAGTTGAGAGAATGAATTCTTTTTTCACAATAAATGAGCTGAGAGACGAAATCGCcaagaatgaagaagaaaaaactaATATTCATGAAGTGTTCCTATGCACACTTATTACATATATAACCAAAATTATTCTACACCCGATGATGAAGTAACTCAGCACCTAATTCGAGATCCTAAAAATTGTAAATGCATAAAGTATGAGAAAGGAAAGAACAAGTGGAACCAAGTCAAGGTCTGACATTTTGAAATATCTAACTGCAACAAACTTTTGTCACTAGCTGCTTTTCATTTTAATTAATTCCTTCTCTAACGCTCTTTACAGAGCAACAAAGTGAACATTAAACTCGGAACCCAAAGATATTGACAGTCAGAATGATACCCCACAATGCGTTTCTCATAACCATTACGTAAAACCCACTGAATCTTACCACAGGCAAAGAAAATGTGATCCCCAAATAGACAGCACCCAATATATTAGCCTTCTTAGTAGATAAATTTTTGCAAAGATAAGCTGCACTAGGCTTAACATGCATAAGTAGCTATTGTCATCTAGTAGGcaataaaaaaattcacaaatgatgtAGGATAAGAGTCCCACCTTGGATGAGGGTTTCCCTTGACAACTTTCTGTCCGTATTTCCTCCACTTGTATCCATCATCCAAAAGATCAACTTCACTTCTTGTCTGCACAACTATTTTTGGTTCTGTGACTGTTTTATGCAATGGAGCTGGAACACCTGCCCCAACCTCTGTGCTCCTGCATAGATGGAAGATTAAACAACCAATAAGAAGGCACTTTTTCCATTTAAGATTTTCCCTTTACCATCTTGGAGGGTAATGCACTATCACAGACATGACAAAGATAAATTACCTTCTCTTTGCATTTggttcatcatcatcatcaatatCCTCATCTATAACTGTTGCCGAGTCTTCCCTCTCATCCTGTTCGCTGGCAACAGGAAATTGCTCAGATGATAACTGAGTGAATGCCTTGTGTTTTAAATTATTCGGGTGAGAAGTTGCAGCATCATGTGTAACTTCAGTCTGCCATCGCGAACCAGATTCAGGGTTCACCTCCGAGCTCATCATCCCATTCAGACAAGAATTATCTTTTGCTCGTGAATTGGGCTGAGGCAATTCATGATTGTGCTGTCCTTTATATGTAATCTCAGTTACTTGACCATCACTCGCCCGCTCAACCTTCTTCTTGACAGGACAACTAGGATGCGTGCACTTGTAGTAGCTCCGAGGATGTTCTTTTGCTTTAACCAGCTTCTGGCCATATTTCCTCCAGTTGTAACCGTCACTAGCTGGTTTATCAAGAGCAAAGGAAACGGTTTTTTTATCAGATTGAGATGCTTCTAATGGAACCATCTTCAGAGTCTGAGGTTCTGCCGGTATACTGTGCACCTCTTCTTGTAGGGTTTCACTAGGCAGAGAGGATGGCTTAAGCTCCGCTGCTTCTGCAGAAGCTATAGCTGAGGCACGCTGAAAATCAGCTTGAATTTGAACAAATGACTGGGATAACGCAGCCTGAGCTGTAACATGTGCTAGAGCCTGCTGGTGGGACATTCCAAATGGGCTCTGCAAGTGACAGGAAAAAGACTATATATCAACCTAAGACCAGTGCGGACCTTTTGTCCGAATCTAGAGTAAAATGACAGCTCAACTCTAAGTAGAGCTTCCCATTCTAAATTATAAACATGATAAGGCTCTAAGGAACTCGCtttactttttttgtttttttccttttcgctTTCCTTATTAGAATGGAAAGGGCGAAAAGTAAGCAGCTCGGGGAAACAGTAAGAATCAAAACGAGCAAAGACCCTTAACCTATGGACCATATTCGATTCTCATCTACTTGTAACTTCAGCAGTTGCAAACAAAGACGCAATCTCTTTATCCCTAATTTCCATAGATAAATTCGTGTTCAATCAAGATACAACAATGTGAGAATTGATACTAAAAAAAGTGGGACTGTCCACGCGGCAGGCAGTTACAAGTGATACTAATGGTTACAAAATTAATCGTGAGAACGCGCATCATCATTTGATTTAGAAATCCATGAATAAAGTCTCAAAAGACGTATatcacagaaaaaaaaaatgttcagaACCATTTACATCAACTACTTAACCAAGTTAGCGGAAATACCTGAAGCGGAGAAAGAAAACCAGGTGAGTTGAGAAAGCCAGAAGGACTGAGGGCAGGAGGGACCAAAAACAAAGGAGACTGAGCCACCACCAATCCCATCGGCCTATTTTGCTTATACCCCGACCCCTTATCGTTCCCAACTCCAAAGTTGACATCTTTAGCGGCATAATTCTCAGTAGAATAATCCCCGGCGGTGGCAAAAAAAGTGGGCTTTCCAATAGGGGAAGCCATGGCTCCGGCAAGCAGCTGAGAGAACGAGCAGGAATTGGAATCAGGGGAAAAGATATTGGACAAAAGGGTCATCGGACCTGGGCTGTATCCGGGCATAGACCCACTGGTGAAAAGGGGTTCAAAAGGAGCCCGAGGTGGCACTGTAATCGTTGGCCGCCGCTGTCCTTTCGCAGCAGCACCACCACCAGTCTCGGTCGCCATCTCCGTCTGACCCATACTTTTGTTTTTGCTGATTCTTGATTTCACCTGTGTAGAAAGAGTTGAAGAAGAAGCTGAAGCCTAGCCCTTTGCGTCCTATCTGTACCTACGCGAGTGTAGATTATACTACAAGTTGAAGCTGGTGTGCTatataaaaaaagaagaggagaaGTTAGTTGCTTTCTTGCTAACTTGCTATCGGCtaataataagtaataatcCAACTTGGGTTGAATTGTGAAAAGATTGCGTGTGTCCTGAAAAGCCAACTTGACCACTCTCTTTCCTCGCTGCATTTACATATTTGTATCCTGTTTTGAATTGTTGTCAACTGCTGGGACCCGTCACCGCTTTTCTagctcttttttttaatttttcttctccTGTCCTGTGAAACTGTGACGTACAAATAAAGACCATGAACGATGAAACTGATGTAAATCCCGCATTTTTTCCCACCTGCTGTCTGGGCACTGGGCTTTCTATTaatattactccctccgtcccatttt
The genomic region above belongs to Coffea arabica cultivar ET-39 chromosome 7c, Coffea Arabica ET-39 HiFi, whole genome shotgun sequence and contains:
- the LOC113698076 gene encoding probable WRKY transcription factor 4 gives rise to the protein MGQTEMATETGGGAAAKGQRRPTITVPPRAPFEPLFTSGSMPGYSPGPMTLLSNIFSPDSNSCSFSQLLAGAMASPIGKPTFFATAGDYSTENYAAKDVNFGVGNDKGSGYKQNRPMGLVVAQSPLFLVPPALSPSGFLNSPGFLSPLQSPFGMSHQQALAHVTAQAALSQSFVQIQADFQRASAIASAEAAELKPSSLPSETLQEEVHSIPAEPQTLKMVPLEASQSDKKTVSFALDKPASDGYNWRKYGQKLVKAKEHPRSYYKCTHPSCPVKKKVERASDGQVTEITYKGQHNHELPQPNSRAKDNSCLNGMMSSEVNPESGSRWQTEVTHDAATSHPNNLKHKAFTQLSSEQFPVASEQDEREDSATVIDEDIDDDDEPNAKRRSTEVGAGVPAPLHKTVTEPKIVVQTRSEVDLLDDGYKWRKYGQKVVKGNPHPRSYYRCTFAGCNVRKHVERASADPKAVITTYEGKHNHDIPAGRNSGQNNVNTNTKLKPRRPVARKSSVDREV